Proteins encoded together in one Cicer arietinum cultivar CDC Frontier isolate Library 1 chromosome 4, Cicar.CDCFrontier_v2.0, whole genome shotgun sequence window:
- the LOC101497411 gene encoding pre-mRNA-processing protein 40A isoform X1, whose product MANNSQQPSGIQFRPVIHAQQGQPFVPMTSQQFGHAGHAVPSSNVGMPGQQLQYSQSMQQMAPRQIQPGHPGSSSQGIPMPYIQTNRPLTSVPQHAQQAVPHVSNHMPGLAVSGAPPQSSYTFTPSYGQQQDNANALPQYQHQPQMLAPPAGQPWPSSVSQSAAAVTSVPPAGVQSSGTASTDAATNTTNHNSASDWQEHSSADGRRYYYNKRTRQSSWEKPLELMSPLERADASTVWKEFTSSDGRKYYYNKVTQQSTWTIPEELKLAREHAHKTISQGTVSETSDTSNAAGSFAATPTAANADSFNALTSNGLASSPSSITPIAATDHQQLFSGLSGTSVSHSVVTSSATGVEPSPVVTVSTAPTTVAGSSGVAANSLDSKIPSIVENLATQDSTTSVNGAPLQDLEEAKRGLPVVGKTNVTPSEEKTNDGETLVYANKLEAKNAFKALLESVSVQSDWTWEQAMREIVNDKRYNALKTLGERKQAFNEYLGQRKKLEAEERRIKQKKAREEFTKMLEECKELTSSTRWSKAISMLESDERFSAVERPRDREDLFESYMVELERKEKENAAEEHRRNLAEYRKFLQSCDYVKVNSHWRKIQDRLEDDDRYLQLEKIDRLLVFQDYIRDLEKEEEEQKKIQKERLRRGERKNRDAFRKLLEEHVADGVLTAKTQWRDYCLKVKELPQYQAVASNTSGSTPKDLFEDVFEDLEKQYHEDKSLIKDTLKSGKITVVTTSVFEDFKSVVLEEAACQKISEINLKLLYEELLERAKEKEEKEAKKRQRLADDFTNVLYTLKDITTTSEWEDCKPLFEETQEYRSIGDESYSREIFEEYITYLKEKAKEKERKREEEKAKKEREKEEKEKRKEKEKKEKDREREKEKSKERHKKDESDSDNQDMTDSHGYREEKKKEKDKERKHRRRHQSSIEDGDSEKDEKEESRKSRRHGSDRKKSRKHANSPESDNESRHKRHKREHWDSSRRTGWHEELEDGELGDDGEV is encoded by the exons ATGGCaaataattcacaacaaccctCCGGTATTCAG TTTCGGCCAGTCATTCACGCGCAGCAAGGACAACCATTTGTTCCAATGACTTCACAACAATTTGGACATGCAGGGCATGCTGTTCCTTCATCTAATGTCGGGATGCCAGGTCAGCAATTGCAATATTCTCAATCAATGCAACAGATGGCTCCAAGACAAATTCAGCCTGGTCATCCTGGTTCGTCATCGCAGGGTATACCTATGCCATATATTCAAACAAATAGGCCTCTGACATCTGTTCCACAACATGCACAGCAAGCTGTTCCCCACGTAAGCAATCATATGCCCGGCTTGGCTGTTTCAGGAGCACCTCCTCAATCTTCATATACT TTCACACCATCTTATGGTCAGCAACAAGACAATGCTAATGCATTGCCCCAATACCAGCATCAACCTCAAATGCTTGCACCTCCTGCTGGACAACCTTGGCCGTCCTCAGTATCTCAGAGTGCTGCAGCTGTTACATCAGTACCGCCGGCTGGAGTACAATCTTCTGGTACTGCATCAACTGATGCT GCAACTAATACCACTAACCACAACTCCGCATCTGATTGGCAAGAGCATTCTTCTGCTGATGGGAGAAG ATATTACTACAACAAGAGGACAAGGCAATCTAGTTGGGAAAAACCTTTGGAATTGATGTCACCTCTTGAG AGGGCTGACGCATCAACTGTCTGGAAAGAGTTCACTTCTTCAGATGGAAGAAA ATATTATTACAACAAGGTTACTCAGCAATCAACATGGACAATACCAGAGGAATTGAAG TTGGCTCGTGAGCATGCACATAAAACTATTAGCCAGGGAACAGTGTCAGAAACAAGCGATACATCGAATGCTGCTGGCTCCTTTGCTGCAACACCAACAGCAGCTAATGCAGATAGCTTCAACGCTTTGACATCTAATGGTCTTGCTTCAAGCCCATCTTCTATTACACCAATTGCAGCCACTGATCATCAACAGTTGTTTTCTGGATTATCGGGGACCTCTGTTTCCCATTCGGTAGTTACTTCAAGCGCCACAGGAGTTGAACCAAGCCCTGTGGTAACTGTGAGCACTGCCCCTACAACAGTAGCTGGAAGCTCAGGAGTAGCAGCCAACTCACTTGATTCAAAAATTCCATCCAT TGTTGAAAATCTAGCAACTCAAGATTCTACTACTTCTGTCAATGGAGCTCCTCTTCAAGATTTGGAg GAAGCCAAAAGAGGACTTCCTGTGGTTGGAAAAACTAATGTTACTCCTTCAGAGGAGAAAACCAATGATGGTGAAACATTGGTATATGCAAATAAGCTG GAAGCAAAAAATGCATTTAAAGCACTTCTGGAATCTGTGAGTGTTCAGTCTGATTGGACGTGGGAACAG GCAATGAGAGAAATCGTCAACGACAAAAGATATAATGCCCTGAAAACTCTTGGTGAGCGAAAACAAGCTTTCAATGAG TATTTGGGCCAGAGGAAGAAGCTAGAGGCTGAAGAGAGACGCATAAAGCAGAAAAAAGCCCGCGAAGAATTCACAAAGATGTTAGAA GAGTGCAAGGAGCTAACATCATCCACAAGATGGAG CAAAGCTATAAGCATGCTTGAAAGTGATGAGCGATTCAGTGCTGTTGAAAGACCAAGAGACCGGGAAGATTTATTTGAAAGCTACATGGTGGAACTTGAGAGAAAG gaaaaggAAAATGCTGCAGAGGAACACCGACGGAATTTAGCTGAATATAGGAAATTTCTTCAGTCCTGTGATTATGTGAAg gtGAACAGTCATTGGCGAAAAATCCAAGATCGGTTAGAGGATGACGATAGGTACTTACAACTTGAAAAAATTGACCGCTTGCTTGTTTTCCAG GACTATATTCGTGACTTGGAGAAAGAGGAAGAGGAACAAAAAAAGATACAGAAG GAACGACTCCGTCGGGGTGAAAGGAAAAACCGTGATGCATTTCGCAAGTTGCTGGAAGAACATGTTGCTGATGGAGTTCTTACTGCTAAAACACAATGGCGAGATTATTGCTTGAAG GTGAAGGAGTTGCCTCAATATCAAGCTGTTGCATCAAATACATCTGGTTCCACTCCAAAAGATTTATTTGAGGATGTTTTTGAAGATCTTGAAAAGCAG TATCACGAAGACAAATCACTCATAAAAGATACACTTAAGTCAGGAAAG ATTACCGTAGTGACTACATCAGTATTTGAGGACTTCAAGTCTGTCGTATTAGAAGAAGCTGCTTGCCAAAAGATATCGGAAATCAATTTGAAG ctTTTATATGAAGAGTTATTAGAGAGAGCTAAGGAGAAGGAGGAGAAAGAAGCCAAGAAACGCCAACGCCTTGCTGATGACTTCACTAACGTGTTATATACATTAAAG gATATTACTACTACTTCAGAATGGGAGGATTGCAAGCCACTTTTTGAGGAGACACAAGAGTAcag GTCAATTGGTGATGAAAGCTACAGTAGAGAAATTTTTGAGGAATACATTACATACTTAAAGGAAAAAGCTAAAGAGAAGGAACGCAAACGTGAAGAGGAAAAG GCCAAGAAggagagagaaaaagaagagaaagagaaacgaaaagagaaagagaaaaaagagaagGACAGAGAACGTGAGAAAGAAAAGTCTAAGGAACGACATAAGAAAGATGAATCAGATAGCGATAATCAAGACATGACCGACAGCCATGGTTATAGAGaggagaagaaaaaagaaaaggataagGAAAGAAAACATCGGAGAAGGCATCAGAGCAGTATAGAGGATGGCGATTCTGAAAAGGACGAGAAGGAAGAGTCTAGAAAATCCCGAAGACATGGAAGTGATCGCAAGAAGTCTAGAAAG CATGCAAACTCTCCTGAATCAGATAATGAAAGTCGGCATAAAAGACACAAGAGGGAGCACTGGGATAGTTCCAGGAGAACTGGATGGCACGAGGAGCTTGAAGATGGGGAGCTCGGCGATGATGGAGAGGTTTAG
- the LOC101497411 gene encoding pre-mRNA-processing protein 40A isoform X2, whose protein sequence is MTSQQFGHAGHAVPSSNVGMPGQQLQYSQSMQQMAPRQIQPGHPGSSSQGIPMPYIQTNRPLTSVPQHAQQAVPHVSNHMPGLAVSGAPPQSSYTFTPSYGQQQDNANALPQYQHQPQMLAPPAGQPWPSSVSQSAAAVTSVPPAGVQSSGTASTDAATNTTNHNSASDWQEHSSADGRRYYYNKRTRQSSWEKPLELMSPLERADASTVWKEFTSSDGRKYYYNKVTQQSTWTIPEELKLAREHAHKTISQGTVSETSDTSNAAGSFAATPTAANADSFNALTSNGLASSPSSITPIAATDHQQLFSGLSGTSVSHSVVTSSATGVEPSPVVTVSTAPTTVAGSSGVAANSLDSKIPSIVENLATQDSTTSVNGAPLQDLEEAKRGLPVVGKTNVTPSEEKTNDGETLVYANKLEAKNAFKALLESVSVQSDWTWEQAMREIVNDKRYNALKTLGERKQAFNEYLGQRKKLEAEERRIKQKKAREEFTKMLEECKELTSSTRWSKAISMLESDERFSAVERPRDREDLFESYMVELERKEKENAAEEHRRNLAEYRKFLQSCDYVKVNSHWRKIQDRLEDDDRYLQLEKIDRLLVFQDYIRDLEKEEEEQKKIQKERLRRGERKNRDAFRKLLEEHVADGVLTAKTQWRDYCLKVKELPQYQAVASNTSGSTPKDLFEDVFEDLEKQYHEDKSLIKDTLKSGKITVVTTSVFEDFKSVVLEEAACQKISEINLKLLYEELLERAKEKEEKEAKKRQRLADDFTNVLYTLKDITTTSEWEDCKPLFEETQEYRSIGDESYSREIFEEYITYLKEKAKEKERKREEEKAKKEREKEEKEKRKEKEKKEKDREREKEKSKERHKKDESDSDNQDMTDSHGYREEKKKEKDKERKHRRRHQSSIEDGDSEKDEKEESRKSRRHGSDRKKSRKHANSPESDNESRHKRHKREHWDSSRRTGWHEELEDGELGDDGEV, encoded by the exons ATGACTTCACAACAATTTGGACATGCAGGGCATGCTGTTCCTTCATCTAATGTCGGGATGCCAGGTCAGCAATTGCAATATTCTCAATCAATGCAACAGATGGCTCCAAGACAAATTCAGCCTGGTCATCCTGGTTCGTCATCGCAGGGTATACCTATGCCATATATTCAAACAAATAGGCCTCTGACATCTGTTCCACAACATGCACAGCAAGCTGTTCCCCACGTAAGCAATCATATGCCCGGCTTGGCTGTTTCAGGAGCACCTCCTCAATCTTCATATACT TTCACACCATCTTATGGTCAGCAACAAGACAATGCTAATGCATTGCCCCAATACCAGCATCAACCTCAAATGCTTGCACCTCCTGCTGGACAACCTTGGCCGTCCTCAGTATCTCAGAGTGCTGCAGCTGTTACATCAGTACCGCCGGCTGGAGTACAATCTTCTGGTACTGCATCAACTGATGCT GCAACTAATACCACTAACCACAACTCCGCATCTGATTGGCAAGAGCATTCTTCTGCTGATGGGAGAAG ATATTACTACAACAAGAGGACAAGGCAATCTAGTTGGGAAAAACCTTTGGAATTGATGTCACCTCTTGAG AGGGCTGACGCATCAACTGTCTGGAAAGAGTTCACTTCTTCAGATGGAAGAAA ATATTATTACAACAAGGTTACTCAGCAATCAACATGGACAATACCAGAGGAATTGAAG TTGGCTCGTGAGCATGCACATAAAACTATTAGCCAGGGAACAGTGTCAGAAACAAGCGATACATCGAATGCTGCTGGCTCCTTTGCTGCAACACCAACAGCAGCTAATGCAGATAGCTTCAACGCTTTGACATCTAATGGTCTTGCTTCAAGCCCATCTTCTATTACACCAATTGCAGCCACTGATCATCAACAGTTGTTTTCTGGATTATCGGGGACCTCTGTTTCCCATTCGGTAGTTACTTCAAGCGCCACAGGAGTTGAACCAAGCCCTGTGGTAACTGTGAGCACTGCCCCTACAACAGTAGCTGGAAGCTCAGGAGTAGCAGCCAACTCACTTGATTCAAAAATTCCATCCAT TGTTGAAAATCTAGCAACTCAAGATTCTACTACTTCTGTCAATGGAGCTCCTCTTCAAGATTTGGAg GAAGCCAAAAGAGGACTTCCTGTGGTTGGAAAAACTAATGTTACTCCTTCAGAGGAGAAAACCAATGATGGTGAAACATTGGTATATGCAAATAAGCTG GAAGCAAAAAATGCATTTAAAGCACTTCTGGAATCTGTGAGTGTTCAGTCTGATTGGACGTGGGAACAG GCAATGAGAGAAATCGTCAACGACAAAAGATATAATGCCCTGAAAACTCTTGGTGAGCGAAAACAAGCTTTCAATGAG TATTTGGGCCAGAGGAAGAAGCTAGAGGCTGAAGAGAGACGCATAAAGCAGAAAAAAGCCCGCGAAGAATTCACAAAGATGTTAGAA GAGTGCAAGGAGCTAACATCATCCACAAGATGGAG CAAAGCTATAAGCATGCTTGAAAGTGATGAGCGATTCAGTGCTGTTGAAAGACCAAGAGACCGGGAAGATTTATTTGAAAGCTACATGGTGGAACTTGAGAGAAAG gaaaaggAAAATGCTGCAGAGGAACACCGACGGAATTTAGCTGAATATAGGAAATTTCTTCAGTCCTGTGATTATGTGAAg gtGAACAGTCATTGGCGAAAAATCCAAGATCGGTTAGAGGATGACGATAGGTACTTACAACTTGAAAAAATTGACCGCTTGCTTGTTTTCCAG GACTATATTCGTGACTTGGAGAAAGAGGAAGAGGAACAAAAAAAGATACAGAAG GAACGACTCCGTCGGGGTGAAAGGAAAAACCGTGATGCATTTCGCAAGTTGCTGGAAGAACATGTTGCTGATGGAGTTCTTACTGCTAAAACACAATGGCGAGATTATTGCTTGAAG GTGAAGGAGTTGCCTCAATATCAAGCTGTTGCATCAAATACATCTGGTTCCACTCCAAAAGATTTATTTGAGGATGTTTTTGAAGATCTTGAAAAGCAG TATCACGAAGACAAATCACTCATAAAAGATACACTTAAGTCAGGAAAG ATTACCGTAGTGACTACATCAGTATTTGAGGACTTCAAGTCTGTCGTATTAGAAGAAGCTGCTTGCCAAAAGATATCGGAAATCAATTTGAAG ctTTTATATGAAGAGTTATTAGAGAGAGCTAAGGAGAAGGAGGAGAAAGAAGCCAAGAAACGCCAACGCCTTGCTGATGACTTCACTAACGTGTTATATACATTAAAG gATATTACTACTACTTCAGAATGGGAGGATTGCAAGCCACTTTTTGAGGAGACACAAGAGTAcag GTCAATTGGTGATGAAAGCTACAGTAGAGAAATTTTTGAGGAATACATTACATACTTAAAGGAAAAAGCTAAAGAGAAGGAACGCAAACGTGAAGAGGAAAAG GCCAAGAAggagagagaaaaagaagagaaagagaaacgaaaagagaaagagaaaaaagagaagGACAGAGAACGTGAGAAAGAAAAGTCTAAGGAACGACATAAGAAAGATGAATCAGATAGCGATAATCAAGACATGACCGACAGCCATGGTTATAGAGaggagaagaaaaaagaaaaggataagGAAAGAAAACATCGGAGAAGGCATCAGAGCAGTATAGAGGATGGCGATTCTGAAAAGGACGAGAAGGAAGAGTCTAGAAAATCCCGAAGACATGGAAGTGATCGCAAGAAGTCTAGAAAG CATGCAAACTCTCCTGAATCAGATAATGAAAGTCGGCATAAAAGACACAAGAGGGAGCACTGGGATAGTTCCAGGAGAACTGGATGGCACGAGGAGCTTGAAGATGGGGAGCTCGGCGATGATGGAGAGGTTTAG
- the LOC101497748 gene encoding uncharacterized protein isoform X2, whose protein sequence is MASSIAKPQKRLVDFLNEQQEPFMLELYLLEKGYSKRWCFNEDSSNNLDKTSSCSLNKKRKRKILSPFCKILISLVNKLVLHSQSSTLPTRDYELREKHAICNVEYSSATYSPMFNSCSNVDEEGNSISSHRVRTKECHIRWKRQRCIEGRPKSLEKIPLHRVPNLNEEVGRMQQRIRKPKKITEESLLSVAILNLLGVSIKKENCTNDLQEYLPEPHVLKSKRVSHKIKKLLFDCVRDITIPLPTKEDRKQVCRESMGPIELGKLTCQRTQEWGQHIEDGLTSLLTNNYLDSIIEWSNFESHVKDISFEITDAILEIMNNEIVSEMIGTLATP, encoded by the exons ATGGCTTCATCAATAGCCAAACCCCAAAAAAGACTTGTAGATTTTCTAAATGAGCAACAAGAACCTTTCATGCTAGAGCTATACCTTTTAGAAAAAGGGTACTCAAAAAGGTGGTGCTTCAATGAAGATTCAAGCAACAATTTGGATAAAACATCTAGTTGTAGCTTAaacaaaaagagaaagagaaaaatttTGTCACCATTTTGCAAAATTCTAATATCTCTAGTTAATAAGCTTGTTTTGCATAGCCAAAGTAGTACTCTACCAACTAGGGACTATGAACTAAGAGAAAAACATGCAATTTGCAATGTTGAGTATTCATCAGCTACCTACTCTCCTATGTTTAATTCATGCTCAAATGTTGATGAAGAAGGAAATTCTATATCATCACATAGGGTAAGAACCAAAGAATGCCATATAAG ATGGAAGAGGCAGAGATGCATAGAGGGTAGGCCTAAATCACTGGAAAAGATACCTCTACATAGAGTTCCCAATT TGAATGAGGAAGTTGGGAGAATGCAACAAAGAATAAGGAAGCCTAAGAAAATCACAGAGGAGTCGCTGTTATCAGTAGCTATATTGAATTTACTTGGTGTGTCAATAAAGAAAGAGAACTGTACTAATGATTTGCAAGAGTATCTTCCTGAGCCACATGTATTAAAATCCAAAAGGGTATCACACAAGATAAAGAAGCTGCTATTTGATTGTGTTAGAGATATTACCATACCCCTTCCAACAAAAGAGGACAGAAAGCAAGTTTGCAGAGAATCCATGGGGCCTATAGAGCTTGGGAAGCTCACTTGTCAGAGAACACAAGAATGGGGACAACATATTGAGGATGGCTTAACGTCGTTATTGACTAATAATTACTTGGATTCAATCATTGAATGGAGTAACTTTGAATCACATGTTAAAGACATTAGCTTTGAAATCACTGATGCAATTTTGGAAATTATGAACAATGAAATTGTATCAGAAATGATTGGAACTTTGGCAACTCCTTAG
- the LOC101497748 gene encoding uncharacterized protein isoform X1: MASSIAKPQKRLVDFLNEQQEPFMLELYLLEKGYSKRWCFNEDSSNNLDKTSSCSLNKKRKRKILSPFCKILISLVNKLVLHSQSSTLPTRDYELREKHAICNVEYSSATYSPMFNSCSNVDEEGNSISSHRVRTKECHIRWKRQRCIEGRPKSLEKIPLHRVPNLFSETVNEEVGRMQQRIRKPKKITEESLLSVAILNLLGVSIKKENCTNDLQEYLPEPHVLKSKRVSHKIKKLLFDCVRDITIPLPTKEDRKQVCRESMGPIELGKLTCQRTQEWGQHIEDGLTSLLTNNYLDSIIEWSNFESHVKDISFEITDAILEIMNNEIVSEMIGTLATP, translated from the exons ATGGCTTCATCAATAGCCAAACCCCAAAAAAGACTTGTAGATTTTCTAAATGAGCAACAAGAACCTTTCATGCTAGAGCTATACCTTTTAGAAAAAGGGTACTCAAAAAGGTGGTGCTTCAATGAAGATTCAAGCAACAATTTGGATAAAACATCTAGTTGTAGCTTAaacaaaaagagaaagagaaaaatttTGTCACCATTTTGCAAAATTCTAATATCTCTAGTTAATAAGCTTGTTTTGCATAGCCAAAGTAGTACTCTACCAACTAGGGACTATGAACTAAGAGAAAAACATGCAATTTGCAATGTTGAGTATTCATCAGCTACCTACTCTCCTATGTTTAATTCATGCTCAAATGTTGATGAAGAAGGAAATTCTATATCATCACATAGGGTAAGAACCAAAGAATGCCATATAAG ATGGAAGAGGCAGAGATGCATAGAGGGTAGGCCTAAATCACTGGAAAAGATACCTCTACATAGAGTTCCCAATT TGTTTTCTGAAACAGTGAATGAGGAAGTTGGGAGAATGCAACAAAGAATAAGGAAGCCTAAGAAAATCACAGAGGAGTCGCTGTTATCAGTAGCTATATTGAATTTACTTGGTGTGTCAATAAAGAAAGAGAACTGTACTAATGATTTGCAAGAGTATCTTCCTGAGCCACATGTATTAAAATCCAAAAGGGTATCACACAAGATAAAGAAGCTGCTATTTGATTGTGTTAGAGATATTACCATACCCCTTCCAACAAAAGAGGACAGAAAGCAAGTTTGCAGAGAATCCATGGGGCCTATAGAGCTTGGGAAGCTCACTTGTCAGAGAACACAAGAATGGGGACAACATATTGAGGATGGCTTAACGTCGTTATTGACTAATAATTACTTGGATTCAATCATTGAATGGAGTAACTTTGAATCACATGTTAAAGACATTAGCTTTGAAATCACTGATGCAATTTTGGAAATTATGAACAATGAAATTGTATCAGAAATGATTGGAACTTTGGCAACTCCTTAG
- the LOC101498280 gene encoding kinesin-like protein KIN-7N, translated as MEKICVAVRVRPLVSQDSLNGSFWKVEDNRISLHKIHGTPLSGSSYAFDHIFDETSTNSSVYELLTKDIIHAALNGFNGTAFAYGQTSSGKTFTMNGCETDPGVIPRAVKDIFAKIETMSEREFLIRVSYMEIYNEEINDLLVVENQKLQIHESLERGVFVDGLREEIVNNAEQVLNLIQIGEANRHFGETNMNVRSSRSHTIFRMVIESKGKDSNSSDDSSINDIVRVSVLNLVDLAGSERIAKTGADGVRLKEGKYINKSLMVLGNVINKLSEGSKQRGHIPYRDSKLTRILQPALGGNAKTSIICTVAPEEDHIEETKGTLQFASRAKRITNCVQVNEILTDAALLKRQQLEIEELRKKLQGSHAGELEQEILKLRNDLLKYEMERGKLEMELEEERKSRNQWINEQQMKIENSTTASFSVSDCRTNEYQGRRNLRQGFMEEYNDINSTSSQGDIFKSPCLKTSSAFVAKRSKYSTLPDSSPLPDAFSNVADEDMWLKMNNGYIADLDSLQTTPTRNFQSFPPSDTTPGCTSKIAKYEQELQDLRRQLELANEKINELERKHSEEAPSSKQPMGESPEHQQETQLIQELPLRLSESVENYRDSFNEVLSVMQRFALDRKFSTEKMLSTMSEIGAQLFGTLEAHFTMYMNGERSSTGNYAVIQEQQKEFHERMNGIITSLELSESPITENQEKSPMYSCEPKGYGLGGETENAYSKDALNERYESMERELLLLKNERESLLQKFSESSEKLAIVSSQKENALKDLNIEVQRRKNLEGEVKQFTSAFACRQKSLISFHSDLKTKIEMFRAQTPISVAKSFGCQD; from the exons ATGGAGAAAATATGCGTGGCCGTTAGAGTTCGTCCTCTTGTTTCTCAAGATTCCCTCAATGGAAGCTTCTGGAAAGTCGAAGATAACCGTATCTCTCTTCACAAGATCCATGGAACTCCACTCTCTGGCTCTTCCTATGCTTTCG ATCATATATTCGATGAAACTAGCACTAATTCAAGTGTCTATGAGCTTCTTACTAAGGATATCATTCACGCTGCCCTCAATGGCTTCAACG GGACTGCATTTGCTTATGGGCAGACAAGTAGTGGGAAGACATTTACTATGAATGGTTGTGAGACTGACCCAGGAGTGATTCCTCGGGCAGTTAAAGACATATTTGCAAAAATTGAAACG ATGTCTGAAAGGGAGTTTTTAATTCGAGTTTCCTACATGGAGATTTATAATGAAGAGATTAATGATCTTCTAGTAGTTGAAAATCAGAAATTGCAAATTCATGAGAGTCTAGAG AGGGGAGTATTTGTTGATGGGCTCAGAGAGGAAATTGTCAATAATGCTGAACAAGTGTTAAATCTCATTCAAATAGGGGAAG CTAATAGACACTTTGGTGAGACAAATATGAATGTAAGGAGTAGCAGATCACATACAATATTTAGAATG GTGATTGAAAGCAAGGGGAAGGATTCCAATTCCTCCGATGATTCTTCAATAAATGACATTGTTCGAGTTTCAGTCTTG AATTTAGTAGATCTTGCTGGTTCTGAAAGGATTGCAAAAACTGGAGCTGATGGTGTGCGCTtgaaagaaggaaaatatattAACAAGAGCTTGATGGTTCTAGGAAATGTTATTAATAAACTAAGTGAAGGTTCGAAACAAAG GGGGCATATCCCATATCGTGACAGTAAATTAACACGTATACTCCAACCTGCTCTTGGCGGAAATGCCAAAACGTCTATTATTTGCACTGTAGCCCCAGAAGAG GATCACATTGAAGAAACAAAGGGAACTCTTCAGTTTGCTAGTAGAGCCAAACGCATCACCAATTGTGTTCAAGTGAATGAG ATTCTGACAGATGCAGCATTGTTAAAGCGGCAACAGTTAGAGATCGAAGAGCTACGTAAGAAACTTCAG GGATCCCATGCTGGTGAGCTCGAGCAAGAGATTCTTAAACTCAGGAACGATTTGCTCAAG TATGAAATGGAGCGTGGGAAGCTTGAAATGGAACTGGAAGAGGAGAGGAAATCCCGTAATCAATGGATTAACGAGCAAcagatgaaaattgaaaattctaCTACTGCATCATTCTCAGTCTCAGATTGTAGAACGAACGAATATCAG GGACGTAGAAATTTGAGGCAAGGATTTATGGAAGAGTACAATGACATTAATAGTACATCATCTCAAGGAGATATATTTAAATCTCCCTGTTTGAAGACATCCAGTGCTTTTGTTGCCAAGCGATCCAAGTATTCAACATTACCAGATAGCAGTCCTCTTCCCGATGCTTTCAGCAATGTGGCTGATGAAGATATGTGGTTGAAAATGAACAATGGTTACATTGCGGACCTTGATTCGCTTCAAACTACTCCGACTAGAAATTTTCAATCATTCCCACCAAGTGATACAACTCCT GGTTGTACAAGTAAAATTGCAAAGTATGAACAAGAGCTCCAAGACTTGAGAAGACAACTAGAGCTTGCAAATGAAAAGATTAATGAACTGGAG AGAAAGCATTCAGAGGAAGCACCATCAAGCAAGCAACCAATGGGAGAGAGCCCTGAACATCAACAAGAAACACAACTAATTCAAGAATTGCCTCTGAGGTTATCTGAATCTGTGGAAAACTACAGAGATAGCTTCAATGAGGTTTTATCAGTAATGCAG AGATTTGCATTGGATCGAAAATTCTCAACTGAAAAGATGCTTTCAACCATGAGTGAAATTGGTGCACAGCTATTTGGAACATTGGAGGCTCACTTTACAATGTATATGAATGGTGAAAGATCTTCCACTGGGAACTATGCTGTAATCCAGGAACAACAAAAAGAGTTTCATGAGAGGATGAATGGTATAATTACATCACTGGAGTTATCAGAAAGCCCAATAACAGAAAATCAAGAGAAGAGTCCTATGTACAGCTGTGAACCAAAG GGCTATGGTTTGGGAGGAGAAACAGAAAATGCTTACTCAAAGGATGCTTTAAATGAAAGATATGAAAGCATGGAAAGGGAATTACTGCTTCTGAAGAATGAAAGAGAATCTTTGCTACAGAAGTTCTCTGAATCATCTGAAAAACTTGCAATCGTTTCAAGCCAAAAGGAAAATGCTTTGAAAGATTTAAATATTGAAGTACAGAGAAGAAAAAATCTTGAAGGGGAGGTTAAGCAATTTACTTCAGCTTTTGCCTGTCGCCAGAAATCACTTATTTCCTTCCATAGTGATCTTAAGACCAAAATTGAGATGTTCAGAGCCCAGACACCAATTTCAGTAGCCAAGTCTTTTGGGTGTCAGGATTAG
- the LOC101498615 gene encoding basic leucine zipper 4 — MSFHEEKIPVRFGCLPVHETMFTQGELEELFSLINQPVDPTSPGSGSQGSNQAVYSIPERKLRRMQSNRESARRSRWRKKRHVENLTSDLNRLRLENRELKNRLGLTMNYNLLLSTENQCLKSESMSLIVTLLDLYRTLETMISQ; from the coding sequence ATGTCCTTCCATGAAGAGAAAATACCGGTTCGGTTTGGGTGTCTTCCGGTTCACGAAACCATGTTCACACAAGGCGAATTAGAGGAGTTATTTTCCCTCATTAACCAACCGGTTGACCCAACCAGTCCAGGGTCCGGTTCACAAGGTTCAAACCAAGCGGTTTACTCAATACCCGAGAGAAAGCTAAGGAGAATGCAATCGAACCGGGAGTCGGCTAGGCGGTCTCGTTGGAGAAAGAAGCGCCACGTAGAGAACCTCACGAGCGATTTGAACCGGTTGAGATTGGAAAACCGGGAACTAAAAAACCGGCTTGGTTTGACCATGAACTATAATCTCCTTTTATCCACGGAGAATCAATGTCTAAAATCAGAATCAATGTCCCTTATAGTAACACTTTTGGATCTATATCGGACTTTAGAGACTATGATTTCACAATAG